A genome region from Methanococcoides burtonii DSM 6242 includes the following:
- a CDS encoding PGF-pre-PGF domain-containing protein produces MHEILRPRLGYYCLFFMLVVFASVLVAPVSAEAVVSISPPDQLISIGSNVTVIIYVDPDVPVSGAQFDLDFDGDILSVISISEGDIFTNGVSTLFSGGTIDNLEGNIMNVYGALFGKNEVIKSGTFATIVFETKSSGSSSLQLSNVVVSNSIGAAVPIAVINGIVSINGDSVTEVGEIVDTAGGGGGSSGSGATGEEYENIELKEITERNVILGQVISFGFDDPGNPIVSVNFTGLKNSGDISTTIEVLKDTSALVDVGPNGLVYKNLNIWVGKAGFATPGNIDSPTIYFRVNNSWMDMYGVDSSAIRLNHYSENSWSGLETKVMYEDVEYVYFESKTSGFSPFTITAEAVALGPDSAVLSDGTMILSEAEISEIEAGSNRPSTTLDDISDERELAQNTLAITILSIFVIAIGRSRIN; encoded by the coding sequence ATGCATGAAATTCTAAGACCAAGATTGGGGTATTATTGCCTCTTTTTTATGCTGGTAGTGTTTGCCAGTGTGCTAGTTGCCCCGGTCTCAGCAGAGGCTGTTGTAAGTATATCTCCTCCTGATCAGTTGATTTCAATCGGTTCTAACGTAACTGTGATCATATATGTTGATCCTGATGTTCCAGTTTCCGGTGCCCAATTTGACCTTGATTTTGACGGTGATATCCTTTCTGTGATCTCTATCTCGGAAGGTGACATTTTCACAAATGGTGTTTCTACACTGTTCTCTGGGGGTACAATCGATAATTTGGAAGGGAATATTATGAACGTATATGGTGCCCTTTTTGGTAAAAATGAGGTGATTAAGTCTGGGACATTTGCTACAATAGTCTTTGAGACGAAATCATCAGGTTCTTCCTCTTTGCAATTGAGCAATGTAGTTGTCAGCAATTCTATTGGTGCTGCGGTTCCAATAGCAGTCATAAATGGTATAGTTTCAATAAATGGTGACTCTGTTACGGAAGTTGGAGAAATTGTTGATACTGCTGGTGGGGGTGGAGGTAGCAGTGGTAGTGGTGCCACAGGGGAAGAATACGAGAACATCGAACTTAAAGAGATCACTGAAAGAAACGTTATCCTGGGGCAGGTTATCTCATTTGGTTTTGATGATCCTGGAAACCCGATTGTATCTGTTAATTTTACCGGTCTGAAAAATTCGGGTGATATTTCGACAACTATTGAAGTGTTGAAAGACACTTCTGCTTTGGTGGACGTTGGTCCAAATGGGCTTGTTTACAAGAATCTAAATATTTGGGTTGGTAAGGCTGGTTTTGCAACACCTGGAAACATAGATTCTCCTACGATTTATTTTAGGGTAAATAACTCTTGGATGGATATGTATGGTGTTGATAGTTCGGCTATCAGATTGAATCATTACTCCGAAAATAGCTGGTCAGGTCTTGAAACAAAAGTGATGTATGAAGATGTGGAATATGTCTATTTCGAATCAAAAACGTCTGGTTTTTCACCGTTTACAATTACTGCGGAAGCTGTTGCACTGGGGCCAGATAGTGCCGTTCTTTCTGATGGAACGATGATTTTGTCTGAGGCTGAGATTTCTGAAATTGAGGCCGGTTCAAATAGGCCATCAACTACTCTGGACGATATATCTGATGAGAGGGAACTTGCTCAGAACACATTGGCAATAACTATTCTTTCTATATTTGTTATAGCAATAGGGCGTAGCAGGATCAATTGA
- a CDS encoding tetratricopeptide repeat protein has translation MRKKEGTWVGAFNRYMHHPVMVASLAIIVIVPFGLLLLRIYGFSPTTQTFTAFEIIVANLCWIPLVVGWYVQKKREIRGYFMAKDDINSAVERYISSGRSEMDVERKEHYFKMALQIQPKNIRALNNMGLLLQQKGEFREAIKYYEIIISLGVVAKPSPLYYNIAVCLKLLGNLEGAKTYINRALAKKPDEEIFLELKEEILDLLKGTPSAVLPHATPKASDVADPYGEWDPPAIATLASQLYYSGWNDYKYHRGLGETDLNEKIVRDKLANRIYCCQTCKFNSGGTCRKKGKVGKKVLLDSICKQFFPRKTD, from the coding sequence TTGAGGAAAAAGGAAGGCACCTGGGTTGGAGCTTTTAATAGATATATGCATCACCCGGTCATGGTTGCAAGTCTGGCAATAATTGTGATCGTGCCTTTTGGTCTTTTACTCTTGCGCATATATGGATTCAGCCCAACGACCCAAACTTTTACTGCCTTTGAGATCATTGTGGCAAATCTATGCTGGATCCCACTGGTAGTGGGATGGTACGTGCAGAAAAAAAGAGAGATCAGAGGATATTTCATGGCAAAAGATGATATAAATAGTGCTGTCGAGAGGTACATTTCCTCCGGCAGATCTGAAATGGATGTTGAACGGAAAGAACATTATTTCAAGATGGCTCTGCAAATACAACCTAAGAATATCCGTGCATTGAACAATATGGGCCTGTTGTTGCAACAGAAAGGTGAGTTTCGGGAAGCTATCAAATATTATGAGATTATTATAAGTCTGGGTGTGGTGGCAAAACCTTCCCCCCTATATTACAATATTGCAGTATGCCTTAAGCTACTTGGTAATCTGGAAGGCGCAAAGACATACATCAACAGGGCACTTGCAAAAAAGCCGGATGAAGAGATTTTTCTGGAATTAAAGGAGGAAATACTCGACCTTCTAAAGGGCACTCCTTCGGCAGTCCTGCCGCATGCTACTCCTAAAGCTTCGGATGTAGCTGATCCTTATGGGGAATGGGACCCGCCGGCGATAGCGACATTAGCAAGCCAATTATATTATTCCGGGTGGAACGACTACAAATATCATCGTGGGCTGGGTGAGACCGATCTTAATGAAAAGATCGTTCGTGACAAGCTTGCAAACCGTATCTATTGTTGTCAAACCTGTAAGTTCAATTCCGGGGGAACATGTCGCAAAAAAGGTAAAGTCGGCAAAAAAGTTCTTCTTGATTCGATTTGTAAACAGTTTTTCCCACGAAAGACAGATTGA
- a CDS encoding MarR family transcriptional regulator, protein MRKAIEGLPPSAKLVFKVLEYGGLLTQKEIAEQSYLPPRTIRYALGRLKDEDFLQERFYFKDARQSLYGLKNIPDMYEETNIPVNSEINSTIVGIPSEKYELSAV, encoded by the coding sequence TTGAGGAAGGCGATCGAAGGGCTGCCCCCTTCAGCAAAACTTGTCTTCAAAGTACTGGAATACGGCGGTCTTCTGACACAGAAAGAGATTGCGGAACAAAGTTATCTTCCACCACGTACTATCAGATATGCATTGGGTCGGTTGAAAGATGAAGATTTTCTACAAGAGAGGTTTTACTTCAAAGATGCAAGGCAAAGCCTGTATGGTTTGAAGAATATACCTGATATGTATGAAGAAACAAATATTCCCGTAAACTCCGAGATTAATTCTACCATAGTGGGTATACCTTCAGAAAAGTACGAATTATCAGCTGTATGA
- a CDS encoding PGF-CTERM sorting domain-containing protein, protein MSEIESPESGQTGESVDEKPASVEGEDAPAEEQDKGTPGFGSILAISGLLVAVYLSERRN, encoded by the coding sequence GTGTCTGAAATAGAATCACCTGAATCAGGGCAAACTGGGGAATCAGTTGATGAAAAACCAGCTTCTGTTGAAGGGGAAGACGCTCCTGCAGAAGAGCAAGATAAAGGTACGCCCGGATTCGGATCAATTCTTGCAATTTCGGGATTGTTAGTTGCAGTCTACTTGTCTGAAAGAAGAAATTAA
- a CDS encoding HesA/MoeB/ThiF family protein — protein sequence MDLSADQKERYAKHIVMKQMGEEGQKRLLSSRVLCVGAGGLGSPVIQYLAAAGVGTLGIVDDDVVEMSNLQRQVIHAGNLGKQKVWSARQYVERLDPGINVLAYDMRVGPDNVEGLIKDYDVVVDCSDNFATRYLLNDACVLQNKPLFHGSIFMFEGQVMTILPHEGPCYRCIFACSPSNDAAKDAGVMGILPGVVGTMQATEVVKHLVRLGAPLIGRMIYYDALGMRFDEITVRKNPECPICGLTPSITSIDADNY from the coding sequence ATGGACCTTTCAGCAGATCAAAAAGAACGCTATGCAAAGCACATTGTCATGAAGCAGATGGGTGAGGAGGGGCAGAAGAGGCTTCTGTCATCTCGTGTCTTGTGTGTTGGTGCGGGTGGACTTGGTTCTCCTGTTATACAGTATCTTGCTGCTGCCGGAGTTGGTACGCTTGGTATCGTGGATGATGATGTTGTGGAGATGAGCAATCTTCAAAGGCAGGTAATTCATGCGGGAAATCTCGGCAAGCAAAAAGTTTGGTCTGCAAGGCAATATGTTGAAAGGCTGGATCCTGGTATCAATGTTCTTGCATATGATATGCGTGTTGGACCTGATAATGTAGAGGGTTTAATTAAGGACTATGATGTTGTGGTTGATTGTTCTGATAATTTTGCTACACGATATTTGTTGAACGATGCCTGTGTGTTGCAGAACAAACCTCTTTTTCACGGAAGCATTTTCATGTTCGAAGGCCAGGTGATGACAATATTACCGCATGAGGGGCCCTGTTATCGCTGTATATTCGCATGTTCACCTTCTAATGATGCTGCAAAGGATGCTGGTGTCATGGGGATTCTTCCTGGGGTTGTCGGTACCATGCAGGCTACAGAGGTTGTCAAACACCTTGTGCGCCTCGGAGCACCGCTTATCGGACGCATGATCTACTACGATGCCCTCGGAATGAGGTTTGATGAAATAACTGTGCGTAAGAATCCGGAATGTCCCATTTGTGGTCTGACTCCTTCTATCACGTCTATAGATGCCGATAATTATTGA
- a CDS encoding IS5-like element ISMbu1 family transposase, which translates to MSLTNFAFKEEYKRLENLGDKLSEIESLIDWKPFRPIIAEMYINKTEFGGRPNVDEIVMLKMLVLQQWHGLSDPELERQATDRISFRKFLGFPAKIPDHTTVWAFRERISQAGKEDEIWNEMQRQLNKKGLKIKQGMIQDATFIHADPGHANLDTPRGNEAKTRRCKDGTWTKKASKSHFGYKLHTIEDTEYDLIRRYRTTTASVHDSQVDLSEEGEVVYRDRGYFGAISKGYDATMQRGVRGHPIGIRDKMRNKRISRKRAKGERPYAVIKNVFTSGFVRVTTLARVNVKMAITAFSYNLYQLRTIRRKSLG; encoded by the coding sequence ATGTCCTTAACAAACTTTGCTTTTAAAGAAGAGTACAAACGTCTTGAAAATCTCGGTGACAAGCTCTCTGAAATTGAATCTCTCATCGATTGGAAACCATTTCGTCCAATTATAGCAGAGATGTATATCAATAAAACAGAGTTCGGTGGCAGACCAAACGTTGATGAAATCGTCATGCTCAAAATGTTAGTATTGCAACAATGGCATGGCCTATCTGACCCTGAACTTGAAAGACAAGCTACTGATAGAATTTCCTTTAGGAAATTCTTGGGCTTTCCTGCAAAAATTCCAGATCATACTACTGTTTGGGCATTTAGAGAACGAATTTCCCAGGCAGGAAAAGAAGATGAAATCTGGAATGAAATGCAAAGACAACTTAATAAGAAAGGTCTGAAGATCAAGCAAGGTATGATTCAGGATGCAACATTTATACATGCTGATCCAGGACATGCAAATCTTGATACTCCTCGTGGAAATGAAGCAAAGACCAGAAGATGTAAGGACGGTACATGGACAAAAAAGGCATCTAAGTCACATTTTGGATATAAACTACATACCATTGAAGATACCGAATATGATCTGATAAGGAGATATAGGACAACTACTGCCTCAGTTCATGATAGTCAGGTGGATCTTTCTGAAGAAGGCGAAGTTGTTTACAGAGATAGAGGTTACTTTGGTGCAATTTCAAAAGGATATGATGCAACTATGCAAAGGGGAGTACGAGGGCACCCTATTGGTATTAGGGATAAGATGAGAAACAAAAGAATAAGCAGGAAAAGAGCAAAGGGAGAAAGACCTTATGCTGTTATCAAAAATGTGTTTACGTCAGGATTTGTAAGAGTAACAACGTTGGCAAGAGTAAATGTCAAAATGGCGATTACAGCATTCAGCTATAATCTCTATCAATTGAGGACAATAAGAAGAAAATCATTAGGATGA
- the mbhE gene encoding hydrogen gas-evolving membrane-bound hydrogenase subunit E yields the protein MDSFNAITVAIFLPFIFAGLVPVMEKLLKQRVGWFAAATALASFALIGMAATEVIEGQIIQGSISWIPSAGVNFTIYADGLATMIGFIASGIGVLIMSYSNGYMSRTEDLTRYYQYLLLFMGSMIGMVFSGNTIQLFIFWELTSITSFMLIGYWRHKPESIYGATKSLLLTASGGLAMLAGFLLLGNITGSFELAAILNDPQVINAIKEHELFLITLILILIGAAAKSAQGPFYIWLPNAMEAPTPVSAFLHSATMVKAGIYLVARIHPIFSGTEAWFILVSGTGIITMLVAGFLAFRQTDIKGILAYSTISQLAYMMTMYGYTTHHEPGIGVAAATFHLLNHAAFKACLFLVAGIVAHEAATRDIRKLGGLRREMPITFIIACIAGLAMAGIPPLNGFLSKEMFYESSIEMGASIGGIFTFLIPAFAVLGGVFTFAYSIKLIDGIFLGERDKNAIPHHIHEPPMTMLIPPAFLAFLVILFGVIPSLPTHYIIEPAVSGILLETAHLHVKLWHGFTASLMMTIVTFILGILIYTKYDRIAAWQDNFNMKNPRISINYYYDRAVDSAKGNAFRFSSRSQTGNIKLYMSAMLLLMIALIAIPAAILATNIMPSQLNFDIPPYEAILLLLLIVAALSAAILPTYLPSIIALSALGYGVSLLFIYLKAPDLALTQILVETLSTIIFLLAITKIPQKYKEKISISVFTRDILIAITVAASVFVVLLNATQGIVDPFASLSHYFIDNSFLLAGGHNIVNVIIVDFRGYDTLGEISVLCLAALGVYNLIHSRSEE from the coding sequence ATGGATTCATTTAATGCGATAACGGTAGCCATATTCCTGCCGTTCATATTTGCAGGGTTAGTACCCGTCATGGAAAAGCTGTTAAAGCAACGTGTAGGCTGGTTTGCGGCAGCCACAGCACTTGCCAGTTTTGCCCTCATAGGCATGGCAGCAACTGAAGTAATAGAAGGACAAATCATCCAGGGATCGATATCCTGGATACCTTCAGCAGGAGTAAACTTTACTATATATGCAGACGGGCTTGCAACGATGATCGGATTTATCGCATCCGGTATAGGCGTCCTGATAATGTCCTACTCCAATGGATACATGTCCAGAACAGAAGACCTTACACGATACTACCAGTATCTCTTACTGTTTATGGGTTCCATGATAGGAATGGTCTTTTCCGGAAACACAATCCAGCTGTTCATCTTCTGGGAACTTACCAGCATTACATCTTTCATGCTCATCGGATACTGGAGACACAAACCCGAATCTATATACGGTGCCACCAAATCCTTATTGCTCACAGCCTCCGGCGGACTTGCAATGCTTGCAGGTTTCCTTCTACTCGGAAACATCACCGGTTCATTTGAACTGGCAGCCATATTAAATGATCCGCAAGTGATAAACGCCATCAAAGAACACGAGCTTTTCCTTATAACGCTGATACTCATATTAATTGGTGCAGCAGCCAAGTCTGCACAGGGACCGTTCTACATCTGGCTACCCAATGCAATGGAAGCCCCCACGCCTGTCAGTGCATTCCTTCATTCTGCAACGATGGTAAAAGCAGGCATATACCTTGTCGCAAGGATACACCCGATATTCTCAGGAACTGAAGCATGGTTTATCCTTGTAAGCGGCACAGGTATCATCACAATGCTCGTTGCCGGATTTCTGGCATTCAGGCAGACAGATATCAAAGGTATCCTCGCATACTCGACTATCAGTCAGCTTGCATACATGATGACAATGTACGGATACACCACACACCACGAACCTGGCATTGGTGTCGCAGCAGCTACATTCCACCTCCTCAATCACGCCGCTTTCAAAGCCTGCCTCTTCCTTGTCGCAGGAATAGTGGCACACGAAGCAGCCACAAGAGACATAAGAAAGCTTGGAGGTCTGCGGCGTGAGATGCCCATAACATTCATAATAGCGTGTATTGCCGGCCTTGCCATGGCGGGGATACCGCCACTTAACGGTTTCCTCAGCAAGGAAATGTTCTACGAGTCTTCCATCGAGATGGGAGCCTCCATAGGCGGCATATTCACATTTCTCATCCCCGCATTTGCTGTGCTGGGAGGAGTTTTCACATTCGCCTACTCGATAAAGCTCATTGACGGGATTTTCCTGGGAGAACGTGACAAAAACGCTATCCCACACCACATACATGAACCACCAATGACAATGCTGATCCCACCGGCATTTCTGGCGTTCCTCGTAATACTGTTCGGAGTCATCCCATCATTACCCACACATTACATCATCGAACCGGCAGTATCAGGCATCCTTCTGGAAACTGCACATCTGCACGTAAAGCTGTGGCATGGGTTCACCGCATCTCTGATGATGACTATCGTGACATTCATACTGGGTATCCTGATATACACAAAATACGACAGGATAGCAGCATGGCAGGATAACTTCAACATGAAGAACCCCCGGATAAGCATCAATTACTATTATGACCGTGCAGTTGATTCCGCGAAAGGCAATGCATTCAGATTCTCCTCGAGAAGCCAGACAGGAAATATAAAACTATACATGAGCGCCATGCTCCTGCTGATGATAGCACTGATAGCGATCCCGGCTGCGATACTTGCAACCAATATAATGCCATCACAACTGAACTTCGACATACCACCCTATGAAGCAATACTATTATTGCTCCTCATTGTAGCGGCACTCTCAGCAGCAATTCTACCAACATATCTGCCATCTATCATTGCGCTCTCAGCGCTTGGCTATGGCGTCAGCCTGCTGTTCATATATCTGAAAGCGCCGGACCTTGCCTTGACACAGATATTAGTAGAAACCCTATCCACCATAATATTCCTGCTGGCAATAACCAAAATACCCCAGAAATATAAGGAAAAGATATCCATATCGGTATTCACAAGAGACATACTTATTGCAATAACCGTCGCTGCAAGTGTATTTGTAGTACTACTCAATGCAACACAAGGCATAGTTGATCCTTTTGCATCACTGTCCCACTATTTCATAGATAACAGCTTCCTCCTTGCAGGCGGTCACAATATAGTCAATGTCATAATCGTGGACTTCAGAGGTTACGATACCCTGGGAGAGATATCCGTATTGTGCCTTGCAGCACTGGGTGTCTATAACCTTATACACAGCAGGAGTGAGGAATAA
- a CDS encoding monovalent cation/H+ antiporter subunit B: MTTIITKTITKICIPLVILFSISLLLAGHNNPGGGFIGGVMFASVIALAYVVFGLKDIKTFFNPDWAKWFGFGLTLASFTAFSAMMFGHNFFRSAVEFVHLPLFGEIELVSAGLFDIGVYFVVIGSLLFIFKNVGDDNE; the protein is encoded by the coding sequence ATGACGACTATAATAACAAAGACCATCACAAAGATATGCATCCCACTTGTGATCCTGTTCTCCATCTCCCTGCTCCTGGCAGGCCATAACAATCCAGGCGGAGGATTCATCGGCGGCGTTATGTTCGCTTCAGTGATCGCACTTGCATATGTCGTCTTCGGATTGAAAGACATAAAGACATTCTTCAACCCGGATTGGGCTAAATGGTTTGGTTTCGGCCTGACCCTTGCCTCCTTTACAGCATTTTCAGCCATGATGTTCGGGCACAATTTCTTCAGAAGTGCCGTGGAATTCGTGCACCTCCCCCTTTTCGGAGAGATCGAGCTTGTATCTGCCGGTCTTTTTGACATCGGCGTCTATTTTGTAGTGATAGGTTCACTGCTATTCATATTCAAAAACGTAGGTGACGATAATGAATAA
- a CDS encoding NADH-quinone oxidoreductase subunit K, translated as MNNFILTLTISILFGIGTFLILRRDMIKVIIGLSVLSHAVNLLIVSAGVFENGKVPIITGSGHGGEVTGTIYNDNIAEGILAPIVSAGTHVEFVDPLVQALVLTAIVISLATTAFILILAYRIYEEYGTTDIRELRRLWG; from the coding sequence ATGAATAATTTTATACTTACCCTCACCATATCCATACTATTTGGGATTGGAACATTCCTGATACTCAGGAGAGACATGATAAAGGTCATCATCGGGCTGTCAGTACTTTCCCATGCAGTGAACCTGCTGATAGTATCAGCTGGTGTGTTCGAGAATGGAAAAGTACCCATCATAACCGGCTCAGGACACGGCGGAGAAGTAACAGGCACTATCTACAACGACAATATTGCAGAGGGGATATTAGCCCCCATAGTTTCCGCAGGAACACATGTCGAATTTGTAGACCCGCTCGTACAGGCACTCGTACTTACAGCCATTGTCATCAGCCTTGCAACGACTGCATTCATACTCATCCTCGCATACAGGATATACGAGGAATACGGAACTACCGACATACGTGAGCTGAGGAGGTTGTGGGGATGA
- a CDS encoding NADH-quinone oxidoreductase subunit M, giving the protein MNISMTHLPILLVAVPILMSALMIFLRSNANVQKWLNVSVSLAMMLISIILLLQVWNGGIQVYEVGEWGKYGIVLVADLLSSGMVVLSSIVSFLALLYSLDYIEGRSLNSTYHSLFNLLVAGLNGTFLTGDIFNMFVFFEILLLASCGLVIANEKGGVTKSSDKMEATFKYLILNMIGSFVMLIAVASLYATVGTLNMADLSVKISTMSAAGTLPWHIYAIALLFIVVFGNKAAIFPMHYWLPDVHPTAPSPISAMLSGVMIKVGAYGILRIFFLIFRDALFLLQPIIILLALVTIIIGAVSAVGQNDVKKLLAYSSVSQIGYVFLGIGIGSVYALAAALVYMANHAIAKSMLFLTSGGIIHHAGTRDMRHMGGMNKTSPIMSIAFLIGAMSIAGLPPMGGFVAKFILFDAGLRAEYYIPVAIALFFAVFTLFYMFRAWLLMFWGETRDVEEYGEYSSHKPSLMIALPIVSLAALVFIFGVYAEPLIALAQAIAEQLIDPQPYIDAVMTRVVR; this is encoded by the coding sequence ATGAACATATCAATGACACACCTGCCCATCCTCCTGGTAGCAGTGCCGATACTGATGTCCGCACTTATGATATTCCTGCGTTCGAATGCAAATGTGCAGAAATGGCTCAATGTATCGGTATCGCTTGCCATGATGCTGATAAGCATCATACTGCTCCTGCAAGTCTGGAACGGAGGAATTCAGGTCTATGAAGTAGGAGAATGGGGCAAATATGGAATTGTGCTTGTAGCAGACCTGTTAAGCTCAGGAATGGTCGTGTTAAGCTCGATAGTATCATTCCTTGCATTGCTCTATTCACTTGATTACATTGAAGGCAGGTCACTGAACTCAACCTACCACTCCCTGTTCAACCTTCTTGTGGCTGGTCTGAACGGAACCTTCCTCACAGGCGATATCTTCAACATGTTCGTATTCTTTGAGATACTGCTATTAGCCTCCTGCGGACTTGTCATCGCCAACGAAAAAGGTGGTGTGACAAAGAGTTCCGACAAAATGGAAGCCACTTTCAAGTATCTTATACTGAACATGATAGGCTCCTTTGTCATGCTAATTGCAGTCGCTTCCCTTTATGCCACAGTGGGAACTCTTAACATGGCAGACCTGTCGGTCAAGATCAGTACCATGAGCGCTGCCGGAACACTTCCATGGCATATATACGCCATTGCACTGCTATTCATAGTTGTCTTCGGAAATAAGGCAGCCATCTTCCCAATGCATTATTGGCTCCCCGATGTACACCCCACAGCACCTTCGCCAATCAGTGCCATGCTTAGCGGTGTTATGATAAAGGTAGGAGCCTATGGGATCCTGAGAATATTCTTCCTTATATTCAGGGATGCATTGTTCCTGCTTCAACCCATAATAATCCTGCTCGCACTTGTGACCATCATAATCGGAGCGGTTTCCGCAGTAGGACAAAATGATGTTAAAAAACTGCTTGCATATTCAAGTGTAAGCCAGATAGGGTATGTGTTCCTTGGAATTGGTATCGGTTCAGTCTATGCGCTGGCAGCAGCACTTGTATATATGGCAAACCATGCCATTGCAAAGTCCATGTTATTCCTGACATCCGGAGGCATAATCCACCATGCGGGCACAAGGGACATGCGACATATGGGAGGAATGAACAAGACTTCCCCCATTATGAGCATAGCATTCCTCATAGGTGCAATGTCCATTGCAGGTCTTCCCCCAATGGGAGGATTTGTGGCAAAGTTTATTCTCTTTGATGCCGGACTTCGTGCAGAATACTACATACCCGTTGCCATCGCACTGTTCTTTGCAGTGTTCACCCTGTTCTATATGTTCAGGGCATGGTTGTTGATGTTCTGGGGAGAGACCAGAGACGTTGAAGAATATGGCGAATATTCCTCACACAAACCATCGCTGATGATAGCCCTTCCGATAGTGAGTCTCGCAGCTCTCGTATTTATCTTCGGAGTCTATGCAGAACCGCTCATAGCTCTTGCACAGGCGATCGCGGAACAACTTATCGATCCGCAACCATACATCGATGCAGTTATGACGAGAGTGGTCAGATGA
- a CDS encoding Na+/H+ antiporter subunit E → MKRYILYSMFFGLIWCFVHGTVNLNNFLIGALLGPIVIRPFRPLYGFENKISYKKVIRKIPKLIKFFYVLFIEIIKANIMMAKIILQPKMDIKPGIIAVPIRTKTNTGITAIANTITLTPGTLTIDVSDNKEVLYVHAIDASDPQGLCDSIRDDLEEYVLEAFE, encoded by the coding sequence ATGAAACGATATATACTTTACTCGATGTTCTTCGGGCTTATCTGGTGTTTTGTCCACGGAACGGTGAACTTAAACAACTTCCTCATAGGGGCATTACTTGGCCCTATCGTGATCAGACCTTTCAGGCCACTCTATGGATTTGAGAACAAGATCTCATACAAGAAAGTAATAAGGAAGATACCGAAGTTAATAAAGTTCTTCTACGTCCTTTTCATAGAGATTATCAAAGCCAATATAATGATGGCCAAGATAATCCTTCAGCCAAAGATGGATATAAAACCGGGGATAATTGCTGTCCCAATTCGTACAAAGACAAATACGGGAATAACTGCCATCGCCAATACGATCACACTTACCCCGGGAACACTGACAATTGATGTTTCAGACAACAAAGAAGTGCTTTATGTGCACGCCATCGATGCATCTGATCCACAGGGACTTTGTGATTCTATCAGAGATGATCTTGAAGAATATGTACTGGAGGCATTCGAATGA
- a CDS encoding cation:proton antiporter has protein sequence MNSLIFDISITFMVIAIIPCIYRVIKGPTIPDRVIAVDAMTTVIIVILGIYSYMQESAFFMDVALVLAIISFVGTVTISKYLDEGAVF, from the coding sequence ATGAATTCACTGATATTTGATATTTCGATCACATTCATGGTCATTGCCATAATACCATGCATATACAGAGTGATCAAAGGCCCGACGATCCCTGACCGTGTTATCGCAGTTGATGCAATGACGACCGTAATAATTGTTATACTGGGCATCTACTCATACATGCAAGAATCTGCGTTCTTCATGGACGTAGCTCTGGTCCTTGCAATAATTTCCTTTGTAGGAACAGTGACCATTTCCAAATATCTTGATGAGGGGGCTGTATTTTGA
- the mnhG gene encoding monovalent cation/H(+) antiporter subunit G yields MIEIGLIQDIISTFLLLVGAFFVFLGMVGLIRLPDVYNRLHATTKIGTLGAFGVMLSIVAKLGLEPIGVKAITVGFFILLTAPVAAHMIGRAAHRHGVGLCKESVIDEYGKEYNK; encoded by the coding sequence TTGATAGAGATAGGACTTATTCAGGATATCATCAGCACATTTCTACTTTTGGTAGGAGCATTCTTCGTATTCCTTGGGATGGTAGGATTGATCCGCTTGCCTGATGTATATAATCGTTTACATGCTACCACCAAGATAGGCACACTCGGTGCATTTGGAGTAATGTTAAGTATTGTGGCAAAGTTAGGACTTGAGCCCATAGGAGTAAAAGCCATAACAGTTGGCTTTTTCATTCTGCTCACAGCACCAGTTGCCGCACATATGATAGGTAGAGCCGCTCACAGGCACGGAGTAGGCCTTTGTAAAGAGTCCGTCATTGACGAATACGGCAAAGAATACAATAAATGA